The Triticum dicoccoides isolate Atlit2015 ecotype Zavitan chromosome 6A, WEW_v2.0, whole genome shotgun sequence genome has a window encoding:
- the LOC119314534 gene encoding uncharacterized protein LOC119314534 — protein sequence MSMVVASRPSGPVLLSPFPNYQPASLSRVKLSAAGSPVKSVSVSSPPSSPTAKVRRSCMCSPTNHPGSFRCSLHKERKQAAHAGSSTKPASPPSPPSKRTASLFTQLAPSGSGCSRRSYSGLAQRVPMGSGHWARKALVSSHALQQLQYRKRVVEQFHAGPTGSPPPPWPAAATSKNNNIIDIP from the coding sequence ATgtcaatggtggttgcatctcggCCCAGCGGCCCTGTCCTTCTAAGCCCCTTTCCCAACTACCAACCCGCCTCGCTCTCCCGTGTCAAGCTCTCCGCTGCCGGCTCGCCGGTGAAGTCCGTCAGCGTCTCATCTCCCCCCTCCTCCCCCACTGCCAAGGTCCGTCGGTCCTGCATGTGCTCCCCGACGAACCACCCCGGCTCGTTCCGCTGCAGCCTCCACAAGGAACGCAAGCAGGCGGCCCACGCTGGCAGCAGCACCAAGCCCGCCTCACCGCCTTCGCCGCCATCGAAGCGCACGGCGAGCCTGTTCACGCAGCTCGCCCCCAGCGGCAGCGGCTGCTCTAGACGCTCATACAGCGGGCTGGCGCAGCGCGTTCCCATGGGGAGCGGGCACTGGGCGCGCAAGGCGCTCGTGTCGTCCCACGCGTTGCAGCAGCTGCAGTACCGGAAGCGAGTGGTGGAGCAGTTCCACGCCGGGCCTACCGGTTCTCCGCCGCCTCCATG